Proteins encoded by one window of Cannabis sativa cultivar Pink pepper isolate KNU-18-1 chromosome 4, ASM2916894v1, whole genome shotgun sequence:
- the LOC115711951 gene encoding uncharacterized protein At3g27210 has protein sequence MGNCVPVLRIQDSSKSKCLNHPIIQTSVSIESQHQKPEEDLSVKPQIASFPKQSSTEEMYFDSQAWLDSDCEDYFSVNGDITPTTSDTPQLDKSFHKDEAKINSIPRTSQNKLLFELFRESFNSNDGSHDYETKPSNSSNKSSSRLSVVNTTSSTVNHNNPKRRKTPQPVRCCIPNLVRSVSSNESKKTLSPT, from the exons ATGGGCAATTGTGTTCCAGTTCTGAGGATCCAAGACTCTTCGAAATCCAAATGCTTGAACCACCCAATAATCCAAACATCGGTCTCAATCGAATCCCAGCACCAAAAACCAGAAGAAGACCTCTCTGTGAAGCCCCAGATAGCTAGTTTTCCAAAACAAA GTAGCACAGAAGAGATGTATTTTGATTCTCAAGCTTGGTTAGACTCTGATTGTGAAGACTATTTCAGTGTCAATGGTG ATATCACCCCAACTACAAGTGATACTCCTCAACTAGATAAATCCTTTCACAAAGATGAAGCAAAGATCAACTCCATACCAAGAACCTCTCAAAACAAGCTTTTGTTTGAGTTGTTTCGTGAGAGTTTTAATAGTAATGATGGCAGCCATGATTATGAGACCAAACCTTCCAACTCATCCAATAAAAGCAGCTCACGTTTATCTGTGGTAAACACAACTAGTAGTACTGTTAATCACAACAATCCCAAAAGAAGAAAAACCCCACAGCCTGTTAGATGCTGCATCCCAAATCTGGTACGAAGTGTAAGCTCTAATGAGAGTAAGAAGACTCTTAGTCCAACTTAG